From the Ammospiza caudacuta isolate bAmmCau1 chromosome 1, bAmmCau1.pri, whole genome shotgun sequence genome, the window GAACTTAGCAGTTGTAGCCATAGCCCCTTCTGCCATAGCAGCCCAGGCCTCCCAGGCCATAGCCAAACCCACAGCCATAGCCCAGCCCATAGCCAAACCCACGGCCATAGCCAAGGCCGTAGCCAAAGCCACCAAAGCCACCAAAGCCACCAGagatgggctgtccctgcacactgAGCTCAGTGCCCACGGCAGCCGAGGAGGTGGATCCGACGGCGGtgttctgggggaaggaggtcatgatgggtcctggcagggtgacCAGCACAGGAGAAGGGTTGATGATGACGCGGGAATCCTGgcattgcagggcacagggctcgtTGCAGCTGTTGGCCAGCGGGGTGGGTccgcagggactgcagaggctgttGCAGGCCATGGGTGTGGTGTGGAGGGTGCCTGAAAGAGAGGGAGGGGTGAGGCAGGGGAGGGGTGATGGTGGAGGAAGGTGAGGGAATTTGGAGGGTGTTGTGGGGCTGTTGGGAGGTGCGAgggctgctgaggctggggctgagcatgCTAGAAGAGAGAGGCcaagggagggaggagcaggagggtcaGGGTCTTGAGACTCACCTGGTtgtcagcaggagcagaaggagaagaGGTCAGGAGAAGTGTGTGAGGGAGAGAGGCTCTGGGCCGGCTCTTATACTGATCCTGGAGGGGCGGGACAGCCCTGTCCCATGGCCCTGGGGCATTTTTTTGGCTGCCGCTCTTGACTGGCCCAGCCTGATGAGTCATGAGTTGTATTTTCATTCATAGAATTTAGCAGTGTCATGATTGGTTCTTGAGTCTGTGTCCTTGTGAGTCTGTGACCTTGACGGCCTCTTTGAAGTGAGACATGGTATTTGGGTGGATTTGATTGTTCCGTGTGTGTCAGGAAGGGCTGAATAAACaaccagagcccagcagagttGAGATATCATCAGTGATGTCATTTTGTGGCACTCatgtgttgtggttttttggtgcTTGTGGAGACTGGGACTCTTTTCTGTGCCACTGGATGTCCATCAGTCATTGTGCTTCTCCCAGGaatgctgagggagctgctgacgtcctggggaggtcactctgcaaTAACATGGAAATATTATGAGTGTTCCTACAGATTAAAGAGATCTCATGGCCTTGTGTCTTGAACTGAATCAAGAGAAAACATCTGGAAAAATAGAGGCTGGTCTGGTTGAACTTGTTCTGGTGTCATGGTCCATTTGGACTTCTCATCTTCACTTGACATTGTACTCTGTCATTTAAAGCATATTCCTTGACCTCATTAAGAAATCCATTAAACAACTCAGCctaatcctttttttcccaggcCTGTGATGTTCTTGCCTTTAATCCGCATTCATCCCATCACTTTTCATATCTCATATCCTTTTAATCTTAATAATCCGTTCCTGCTAGCACAACCCAGTAATTACTGGTGGTTGGTCAGCACAGTCGTCTTCCCTCCTATGTCATGGTGCGGGCATTCCTTTGTGGAATtctgcagctccatgtccttctttTGAAGCCATGTCCACCTGACCTTGGCGGCAGATTTTAAGTGCCTTAGAGGTTAAAGGCAGGTGTTGATGTCATGGTGGGCTGGAGACATGTCCAAAGCCTTGGACAGACGAGGTGTCATCAGTGAGGTCACCCCATGGCACTGGTGTGTCTTGGTTTTTGGGTGCATtgttgtcacagacatattttctgaaaaatccttttgctcagatcttttctcctgagaagctgggaaccttcagcttctccatgtttttctactttggaatgtgatttggagaattgtttgcCCAGCATGTGacatgtttttaattaatggccaatcacaggtccggctgtgtcgggactctggtcagtcacaagattttattattcattcctttctagctttctgaggtcttctttctctttttctttagaGTTGTCTAAtatataatttccttttaatgtagtatacatcataaaataataaatcagccttcataaacatggagtcaaaattctcatctctttcctcatcctggggacccttaAACACTGCCAGTCATTGTATCATGGGGTCCCGAGTCATCACAGCTCTGTCAGGATTGTCTGGCTTTGCAGGAGCTCTGCTTGTGAGGAACTGCCCTTTCCGTGATGTTCTCTCCATTCCCACAATGTTGCCAACATTCCCAGTGTTTCCTGCTGGAGGTGGGAAATCAATCCCTGCGATTTAGGGTGGCCTCCCATGCTCCCCATTCTCGGGTCGgctgtctctctctgtctcgAAATGCGTGGGATGGTTTTGAGGCTGCCCGCGCTTTTGAAGAATGAGTCTGGACTCTTCgcttttttcagtcttcaggtTGTTTATTACTTCTTAtttacaaaattttctttttgcccagccgagatctgctcagcaaggcagatacaggcactctgcctgcccttgAGGCAGTGTCatctttttatactacaaactacgtatatcatatttacttttaattcccaatacttatcacctatgttagacagtgcacttctattCTAAACTAATCTCCAAGTGCTtacatcacagcagaaaatggagaacaaaaagaagaaagaagaaggactaGACACGCCTTGATTCTTCTATCTTGTCTCCATAACCcctatattctcaaaatcttaaAACCTACATTTTCACACTGTGAACACCTTGTTTttacaccattcaaacctgtgtggCTTTCACATCTCCATGCCAAGCTGGCAATCATTGGAAGGATCAAAATCAAGCCACCAGGTGTTTTGGGCAGAATGCTAGGGGTCTCTGATCCCCCTGACGGGGTCTTTGTCAACTCTGGACATCcggagggatgtgctgagctCCCACACCCCATAGTCTTGAGTTGGTTGATCCATAGCGCTCATCTCATCTGTGACGgtggaaaggaaaaatgctgAAGGACAAGGAGAACAGGACACATGAGAAGCACAGTTCTGCATCCTTTGACTAATCCGCTCTTGCAACCCATGTGCCTGAGCTTTGGAAAGTTGAGGGAGTGGACTGTCCTGGTCCCCAACACTGGTAGGGATCCCTGGTGGAACAAGGACATGGACATGGTTGACTGAgagtgctgcagggacaccatgACAATGACAGGACAGGAGTATCCTCCAAATGAGGACAAGGTGACGAAATTGGGAGTTCTTTCAGGCAGGAGACAAGAA encodes:
- the LOC131563042 gene encoding feather beta keratin-like, encoding MACNSLCSPCGPTPLANSCNEPCALQCQDSRVIINPSPVLVTLPGPIMTSFPQNTAVGSTSSAAVGTELSVQGQPISGGFGGFGGFGYGLGYGRGFGYGLGYGCGFGYGLGGLGCYGRRGYGYNC